tttttcgctgatcatgaatcctaaaaattttccatatgtggctccaaaagtgcatttctcaggattcaacttgatgttgtgatgccggagtacgcccagtacttcctttatatcttctgcatgcctttctgccgtcgtgcttttaatgatcatgtcatctacgtagacGGAATAATTTCCACTTTTATTgtccgcgaatatcttgttcatcatcctctgatatgTAGCTCCCGCATTcttgagcccgaagggcataactttgaaacaataagtggcttgatgcgtcacgaacgaggtcttgattctatccgagggttccatagggatttgatgataactagactttacatcagtaaaggaatacattgcgtgaccggcggttccatctacaagcatgtctatgcatggcaaaggataattgtctttggggcaagctttattaagatctgtgaaatcgatgcacatacggtaagatccgccagctttcttgactagtacgacgttcgccaaccactaggtataaagcacctcctcgatggcatccgccttttAGAGCTTGGCGATCTCATCCTCAATCACTTTTTGCCTTTccggaccatggtttctccgcttctgagccacagggATAGCATttttgtcgatgttgagtttgtgggtgatcacatctgggctaATCCCGGGGAGTACTTCGTCCTTCCAGGCGAAGACATCTTCAACTTCGCCAAGTACTTTGGTAATCGCATCTTTAATCTTGCCTTGTAGCCCTTTAGCTATTCGCACCTGCTTCCCCTCAGCCATAGGGTACATTTCGGTTTCGCCCAAAGCCATTGTGACGTggtcctcttcatcttcttccttagattgagggcgaatcattaaggatgcGGAATATGTTTCTTGCGCCACCTTCTGACAACCTTTAaccatcacacctcccttggccacgggaatgtaaagtgttagatggcgaatggagataagagctgcagcttcggagataaaaggtcgtccaaggataatattgtaagctAGTAGTCCATCCAAGATCAAAAACTCCACATCTCCTTTCCAAACTTGACTATCCCTAGTAAGCTCGCAATCCAAAGTAACTTCACCTTTCGTCCGAATGGTATGACCAGTGATTCCCAAAATATCGACCACGGTTGGTTCTACTCGGACGGGATCAatcttgagtttggcgaaagctcctcgaGTAATGatgttacatgaacttcccgtgTCAATCATTACCCGCCTCATTTCCCAACCTTCAACCATCATGGTGACGACCAGTGCGTCTGCATGAGGCGCAATCTCCGGACCTGTATCTGAGAAAGGGTGATTTAACGACGCCTTCTCAAGGATGGTTGTCCTTGCTTTCTTCAATGTTGGCTGATAACCTGGTCCGCCAGCAATGACATTAATGATGCTTTTTCTCTTCCTCTTCAAGTCATCCTTGAGTCTATCATCTACGTTTCCTTTcatttggatgaaccgatccattttacaataatttttaagaGTGGTTGTTCCTGTACAACCAGCACTTGATGGTGTAATTATCAGTGATTCAATCCCAGAGGAGGGAGTTTGCTTTTCATTGGTCATGACGTTTCAATGTGAACGGAAAAATCCTTTATTAGatcaaggattccacgttcaccgcaccaattgataacactggagaaacttctgatcggaacacgtccctgtgaggcgccgttgggatcggccggggacactccgatgccaaagtcagtaacgaATATGGAGAAAttgtattgacaaagcttagcgaagagtaagaatgaatgtaccttgatagcctagacaaGTAGGCTATAAATAGTTGATggatttgtaacttctaggtaactagaaagtctccattaatgctcatttaatggtggttacaagtcactcttaacctggcgggttaagactactaatgattcatttaatgatcattatggccgagtcggcggttagccgttacttaggTAAATGGAGAGACTCGCCTTagaggttcgccagcggatctcttagagctagtCCAAGGGGATCCGCCGGGCGGCTTCCTGTGCTACGTGGCACACGCTTGAGgcaattatctcttttggtccttgcgataatatcccgatgttatcaagtAGTTGTCACGAGGGTTGTCACGTAAAAGTCTGTTGCTAATAGTTTTTGacaaatgtgacaataaaatATTGTTACAAAAATTGTTATTATTTGTGATAACAAATATGTTGTCACGCTAATTTTAATTGTTACAACTTTTATTGTAACTGAAAATTAAAATATTGTTACAATAGAGTATGTTGTCACATATTCTCTTTCAATTCAAACTAAAATCATGTGATAACTTTAATCAATTGTCActgaaaaaaatatttgtgaCAATTATTATTGACACAAAATATAGATTCGTAACAATTTTTGTTATTGTAACAATTGAATACTAATTAcaaattttttttctatattatcaaaaaatatatttattgttGGTTCTTGAACTTATTAATTACACTTATATACTGCAATATTAAGTTGTCACTCATGAACTCCCATGCCGATTTTATTTGGTTGGACATTCGCATTACTAAAACATATActattaattgtaaaaatacaaaaaaaataataaaattatatacaaaaagtaatatattttattgattaatttttaaatagtacaaccatatatataaaattatcaatttaagGCATAAATGTTAATAATTGAACCAATTATTTTAACTACACGAGCATAAAATATACAAGGGTCACAATAGCCAATAGCTCATCATAAGATGCAAGACCCTCAACCTCTAACCAACTTGCATAACATCCACTTGAAGAGAAAGTTTTCCTCTATTTTTAATCAAACTAGAAATGAGGAAATGTAGAAGATTGTGTCCATCTTGTACACCAGCgatgacataaaaaaaaaaaaaaacatgtcattttcccttttttcaatCAAGCAACTcaaaaactctaaaaaaattGGCCTTGTTCATGGTGCTCAGAAAACAGAAGGATTCTCATATTCCTTCTTTCCCATCAACTCTTTTGATTCTTCAAAGCATACCAAATAGCATGGCAAACCATTGATTCCTTAATGTCTGTGACAATTCATGTCGGATAGCTTCATGAAATTGCAACATGTTCCACGATGGATGATTTAATCCTCCTTGTAATTTTGCAATCTAATAAAATGGACAAATTACAAACAATAAGTAATTGATCAAAATCAATGGTagataaattgaaataaaaggTAATAAGGAGGAAGATAATAACCACATCTTTGACCATGCCTGAGaacacaaaattaaaaaataggaAACAAAAAGCTCAATTACAGCAGTTGAAGATACAATAATGATGTGGGCATAGTTGTTAAATTGAGATTCGACTCGTGACTCGAAATCTCATTTTGCGAATCGAGACTCGTGAATCGAATCGTAAGATTCGgatcaaattcaaaatgctataaaaaaaataaaatattaaccatatttaactttaaatattagtccaaaaatgcaattttaatatctaaatagaaattatatctagttataaaaaaaagtagagaCAGACAGAACatagaaaatagaaagaataaagagtagaagaagataataataaataaatagaaaagaagagagaaggtaTTGGAATTTGTAAAGTGAAGAGTTATCTAACTGAAACTATTTGTGTTTCATacgtttttttgttttgtttttgtaaagtgAATAGTCATCTTCTTCTGCTTTAAGTTTTTTAGTTGTTAAaaattgggttttttttttttaaatggtggCCTGATTGACCGACTCGGGTGACTCGATGAATCGGCCGAATTGATAGTGACTCGGCCGATTCATGAAGCTTTCGAGTCGTACCATAGATACGACTCGAATTCTTCATGAATCGTATCGAATCGTACGAATCGAATCGACTCGCGACTCGTACGATATGTGGGCAATACAATTCCACACATACCAGTGCTTTCATGGCGAGATAGAGCACATGAAACTATGCCCAATTAAATTTGCTATCTGATAGAAATAAATGCAAAGAAAACTCAGATTTGATTACATGCATCATATCTGGAAGAATTTTGATTTTCGGTTTTTACAGTACCCTTATCAACGATTTTCTTTTTTAGCAGCTTTGGGTTGGAGAGCGGATGCGAAACAGGATTCCATTTTTTCAGTGGAATTCCGCTCTAAAAAATACTTCAGAAAGAGAAAAATTAATGAGCATAGACTTTCCTGAAAAAAAGCTGTGCATATTAGATGTCACAATTTAGTTAATGATGGTGGGTTAGAGGGAGAGAGTATTGTACAGGAGTAGTATTAGGGATTAGAGATGGTGGTTGAGAGGGATGACCACGATTTAAAACTATCTTTCatatatttcctttattttttttctaaaatttcctttattgttttaattgttaaattaatataaaataaaagctaataaaacttttttttttgtatatgtatatatatcctttattgttttaattttttaattaacataaagtaaaaaatttatataaccaCTATAATTACATCGTcacatatttttataattattaatcatcATGCAAAAATATTAGTATCCAATAAATCTctttttacaaaattaataaataatttgtgttaatttttttagattgtcacaaaattaaattttatattataactATATTGTCAcggatttttaatttttatttaaaattattaatgataacaaaaaatattacaaataaaattgaTTGTCCCAGaattaagaaaataatttgTGACAACTGTTTTAAATTGTCACATAATTAGATTTTATgacaattaaaaatatattgtcacATATTCTAGAATTTTAGTTACAACTAGTAACTATAACAAAATATTTTAGTTACAAACAAAAATTTATCGTCacgaaattaataaataatttataacaATTTCTTTTAAGTTGTCacgaaattaataaataatttataacaATTTCTTTTAAGTTGTCACGAAGTTAATGTGTGTGACAATTATAAATGTGTTGTAACATATTTTATATGTATCGTTACAATTTTATTCGTTACATAAAACTTTTAGCTACAAGTAAGAGTTATTGTTAcaaaatcattatttatttgtgatgattttaaaaatttttatcacaaaattatatttttgtgataattaaacATTATTGTCATAAATAATTGGGTTTTTGTTACAATAATTTATGCGACAATTCAATTATTATCACAAATATTAGGATTTCTTGTAGTGACATAACAATGACTAACACTGTTGGTTGAATTATTATTGCTTTTAAAAAGATTCAAAATTCCttaatctaaaattttaaatctaattgaTTCTAAATAATGTTGTCTACATTCTTTAAGTAAAAAAGAGAGATTTGTTTTGTTTGACAGCAAAGTAATATAAGCTGCCGAAACTTGGAAGTCAAATAATGTTCACATAAAAGAAAACTTGCAAGTCAAACATTATATAGAACCTaagctatatgtatatatatatataaactgaaGAAGCAAGCATGAAGCAGAAATAGAATTACAAAATCAATTAACAATGGAGAAAGGAAAGAAGAGAATGGCAGTTCTAGTTGGGTGCAATTATCCCAATACCCCAAACGAATTACACGGATGCATCAACGATGTCATATCAATGAAAGAAATGCTTATAAACCGATTTGGATTCGACCAAAATCACATTCAGCTACTCACAGACGCACCTGGAACAACAACTGAGTCGAAAATCCCAACTGGTGCAAACATAAAGAAGGCACTTTATGAAATGGTTGATCAATCTGAACCCGGTGATGTTCTCTTTTTCCATTACAGTGGTCATGGCACTACCATTCCTTCCCTCCTTCCCTTTAGGCACGATGAAGCCATCGTTCCCTGCGATTTCAATCTCATCACGGACATGGATTTTCGGCAATTGGTGAACCGGGTACCAAAGGGAGCAACTTTCACAATGCTATCAGATTCATGTCACAGTGGAGGCCTCattgataaagagaaagagcAGATAGGCCCTAATTCATTAGGCCCCTCAAAAACAAAAACAGCAGCTTTGTCCTGTAATTCTAAGGCAATCCCATTTGAGTTCATACTCGAACACTTGAAATCCGTGACAGGGATAAACACATCGGACATAGGAACTCACTTGTTGGAGTGGTTTGGAGGAGATGCTAGTTTGAAGTTCAGAGTACCATTAATTGAGTTTGATCCGTATGAATCATTGAGAGAAGACCAGGGGATATTGCTGAGTGGATGTCAAGCAAATGAGACGTCTGCGGATATGAATCCAAGTGAAGGTGGGGGGAAAGCTTATGGGGCGTTTAGTAATGCGGTGGAGATAGTGTTGAAGGGGGATTTAGGTGCAGTGAGTAATAAAGAAGTTGTGGTTATGGCTAGGAAGGTTTTGGAGGATAATGGGTTTCATGAGCAGCATCCTTGCTTGTATTCAAGTGATCATAATGCTGATGCTGTATTCTTATGCCACCATCCATAGCCTGcaattcttctttctttttaattcattatatattttattgtttccgAAGAATTACATAATAAATCATGTGTCAATGTAATACATAATGGGCATCTCCATGTCAAAAGCTTGCTCTAATAAAATGATTTCATTCAATTTTCTTGTACGAATAAGAAGCCTTTTTCGTAGACCTGCTAATTGAACGATTTGAATCGAGCCTGCATGTAAATGTTTTTGTGCAAGTCCAGCTAGCTTATCCCATAAAAAAGACAGGCTTAGAGCAAGCCCGAGATTTTTGTATAATCACATGTACAACTCATTGAAGAGAGCATGCTCAGGCTGGCAGAGCCACATATACATACATACAATATACTAGAAACATACCCGCACGATGCGCGGGCTTATATACTATAAGTGCCAAACAATTTATAGTAATATACAAAGAAAAATCAACTACCCGTAACCCAATACTTCCACTTGTTGCTGTGGATATTATTTATGCCATGAAAATAACACCAAAAACATAATAGAAAGTGAAGCAACcttaaaacatatatgtatttacaaaagaaaaagagcatagtttcaaaaaaaaaaaaaaatgcaagatGAGAACATGTAGATAAATTACATCTCAATTTCTGTAAATTGAATTTATGATTGTTGCACAATTTAGCACATGTAAAAACCCAGAAAATAACTGTGCCTTAAAATTAGaactataaattaatatattgcAAACTAAATAAATTTCAATTAGAATTTCTATACATGTTCATATTCAATAGACCATCTAAAATACCAATATATGCTCATAGTAAAAACTAAGATAAATGGATAACAATTAATGCTTATTACGATAtcaattatatacataaaacaatAGTAAAGAAACTTGAAGATAATCTGAACCAAACAGATTTGATGTGGTATCTGTAGTAATTGAGTAACAAAAGAGGTAAAAAAACCACAAAAAAACAAATGTATAACAAAAGAActcaacaaacaaaacaaagtcTCTTCAGGTGACAGAAATTTTAAACCTGAAAGACTTGTATCAATCAGTATGCCTAGTGACCCATTCGTCAAAATTCCAAGAGAACCTGAAGGACATAAGACTAtaaaaattagggataaataAAAAAGCCACTCTCACCAAGTTTAAGAGTTACAGTTCATCACTATATCCACTTTTGTACCATCAATCAAATTCATGATATAGTGAAATgcatttaattagattaaaactcTCCTTGTTCTTTCTTTCCCTTATACATGAGAAAAGCTCACTGGCGGTTTCCTCTCCTTGACAGTCGAGTGGAtaaaagcacaaaaaaaaaaccccaaaacTGCAATTATTTGAACATGAGCAAATAGTAGAGAATTGAAATGGTAGAGATGATTGTTAAAAGTAAAATAGGAAACTAACCTTGCAAGTTGCGTTATGGCTACCGTCTAAACACGAATGTAAAGACGATTGGGTTAGAAAATGTAAGAACCCCCTAAAACATAGATCTCTGAATGTGTGTCCAGGAAAAAGCACAAAATTAAAGAAGGTGTAGAATATGATCACCTACTGCTTACCTcttttaaaaatagaaattaaatGAGCATATGTTCATTACCCAATCATATAGCCAAATGTTACTTATGGTAGCAGAATAAATTATCTTGTTCTCCAAGAGCAATATTCACAGAAGTTAGTGCACTAATCAGTTTTTAGAAGATGGTAAATATTCAACTTTGTTTCTTTTCCACATCCACAACAGAGCTATTGAAATATATAGGATTAAAGCATTCTCATGCCTCTAATCTTTGTTGTTTTTACACAGCAGGTTTCAATGGTACAATCTCAAGAGTTTAAATTCTTTCTCAACTAAACTCTCCTAGCAATTATATAGATTATATACCAGAAGCAAACAATATAAATTAATGGAGTAAAGGCAATAACAGATGGGaggaaaacaaaataaaagtacATACCCGAACAAATAGATGTCTGCAGGATCATCCCTATCAATCCAATCGTCAATATCTAAATCATTAGGTGGAAGTTTTCCTCTAACATTCCATGTACAGACCTAAGTAGATTGATCTAACAATTTCAATGGTAAATAAAAACTTCCTGTTAAAACATCGAATAAATAACATATCATAGAAAAATTGTAAACAGTGagaaaattgaaaagaaaaggagATGCACATAAGAAACTTTGTGGAAAAACAAAACCATTTGGAGAGTGATTAAAACAGTAGATTTTCCCAACATCTTCAATCCGTTGTCGAAGAAGAGTAGAGTGATCAAACTGAAAAATAGCATATCAATGATTGACTTAACAATTTCAATAACTTGTTCCAATTGAGATCCAATGCAAACCATATAGCTACTGCCCAATGACACAAAAGCTCTTAATTTACTTCTAGGGAATTGGTAATAGTAATATACCTCGTTAAGTTGAGTTAACTAATTTCAATTTTCCTTTCAACTTTCAGCTTTTACTACCAATAGATGGACATATGAAATAAGagcaatagaaaaataaaaacagagaCCGCAAATCTTTGGAACCTCATCAAATCAAACAGACTAAATATGATAGCTTTCGATTCTCAACACCAATAAAAAAACAGACAGGGAAAATAAATGTTAACCTAAAATCTTAAAGCTAATAAGAAAACTCACTATTAAGGGAGCAAGAGCAACAGAACAGACTGGATTCCAGCAAAAGTATTGAATTGATTTTGGAGCCATCATATTTGTCACTGCTACTCCTAAGAACAACAAATCTCCGAAATTAAGAAAAACCCCAAGTAATGGAAACTCGAAATATAATGAAAGACAACATCAGGAAAACTGAGTTGCAAGAACGATTATTCAGAAATAAGAATGCAGTTTGTTCAGAAAAGAAATTAGGAAAAGGGCAATTTGAATAGTGAGGTTACCCCTACCATTTATGGATCTTTGAACTGCGCGTGTCATTGCCTTAACCTGTAACCTgcattaagtttttttttttcccttaTCTTGCCTAAAATGGTATAAATTAAGGGCAATATTTATTGATAGTACCCTTATTGTACCGAAAAGGCGCTGAACTTGCCATGGATGAAGGAAGAAGTGCAACAGCTAGCTGCTTGCAGAACATTAGCCGAAGAGGTCAGTGAGTTGTGATTTTTGTCTCCTGGATCATTATATTCAAGATTCTTGTCTACGTAATTGTTTATTATTGATGCCGATAGAATCATAAAAAAATGTGGAACCCTAAACATAAAATAACTCTATTAAAAAACAGAGAGATGATAAGGGATagataaaaaacaaaaataaagataaggGATGGAAAAGTGGTTCAAAAATACAGGAAAGTAGTAAACCGACTCCATAAGAGTAAACCAAACTCTATAACTGTTAAGAATTTAAAAAgtaatataattgtaaataatttgaGAAAATTACATGTCAGCCACTAAGCCTTAGGTTCTGCCACGTGGCTCCTTTAGTCTTCtccttttatatattatatagatatagatgtgattaaatccaaaattttgGTTTGGAATATGTCCGGTTCACTTCACCCAATTCACCCGTTTACTTTTTACTTGGAAGAAATTCTAATGTACTTGAGGACCGGTTAATCTTAAACAAACTCAGGAAATAATACGCCAATAACAATATATTAACGTGTCACCGTTAGAATGGTTTTGGAATCAATTTTATCCTCAATCATTGtagaaatttttaaattgaatgGCTTTGAGTAGATATTATCAATGTTATAAAATCTAGACCGGACCGGCGGGACCAATCGGTAAAATTAGAAACCGAGTCTGGACTGAAGTTGGTCCGGCCTGAACTAGTCTTTTTTAATGTTTAGAAAAATCGGATAGGATCTGGATTGGGAAATGACGGTTCGGTCGAAAACCGATGTAACTCtggttttttttgttaattattcTGAATTAAAAAATggagaataaaaaaaaacaatgggtagaagaaaaatataaaattattaaatgcaATCCGATCAAAATAAGTCATTGTGACTTTTGAAAGTTAAAAGACTCGTAAGGTTTGCATCAACATTTAAACATGTATCCATTATGCCTTTAAAtagatttgtataatatattttaggcttattatataatttgcgctgaacttgtttaaaaaaaaaattgattggtcttttaaatttttaaagtgttttaataattttaaacaaGTCGAAACAACAAtccaaatatttaaaaaaaattgaaaacacaTTTTAAAAGTTGAATTCAATAAAAAAGAACAAACTGAGGTATAATATTAAACCTATTTTGTATAGTCTTGTAttaagtttaaaaataaaagtggATTTTCAATTTTCACTCAGCAAACCAAACCGGCATTTCCCTATCACTGAACACTTATACACTTAACGAGAGAGCAACTCCGAAGTCCAATAAGCATATCCATGAGCTTCAGTTTGGGGCGCTTCCTCCTGCAATTTCAAATATCATCAAAACCCACCTACTGTTCTTGTCTTCTTTCTAATGCCACCACTCGCAATTTTGCTGTTATGGCCACTCCCATTCCTATATCCCATAAGGTTCATTTCTCCTCTTTCATTTCAAatatttctttcctttcctattTATGTATACCCGTTTTCACTGGTAGGCTGGTGAGGAGCTATTGGTGGTGATTGGAGGCGGAGCAGCGGGCTTTTATGGCGCCATTAGAGCTAAGACTGTTGCTCCTAATCTCAATGTTGTCATTATAGAGAAAGGAAAACCTCTTTCCAAggtttttatttccttttctttgttttcttaGCTTATAGATTTtggtttcttttttctttttctatattGGGTTTATTGGTTATGATTGTTTTCATTGTCAGGTTAAGATATCTGGAGGAGGCCGATGCAATGTCACTAATGGAAATTTTGCTGACCCTCTGGTAAGCGTTAGCTTAAATTGATTTTTCTTCAATTCTTCAATTCTTCAATTTTGGGAACTCTAGTGCTTTTGTATGCTTACTGTTCATGAGTTAATAAATGCCTAGAGATGCTAGTTGTAGAGCATGTACTTTTGTCAATTCTTGTTTTATGAGTCTATCtcccagtttttccttttcttttcttactcTTCAACTTTTATGTTTGCAATTGGAAATTGTACACTACTATATTAGATGATACTAATCTAAAATCAATTCTGAAACTTTTCTTGAAGTAAAGCTTTTAGAAGGTGTTACATTGTTCATTTTCTCACGATTTTTTCCTGTTTAAGAATCTTTAAATTCTTTTTGTTCACCGTTATTTGTAGGTCTTTGCGGAACATAATTATCCTAGGGGTCATAGAGAATTGAAAGGATCTTTCTTCAACACACATGGCCCAATGGATACAATGTCCTGGTTTTCTGATCATGGCGTGTCATTAAAGGTTATCATCAAAACCACATGTTTTATTACATCATTTCCCATTTTCTGACATAGACTATTTATGTTCATTTGCCTATAGATTGAGGATGATGGAAGGGTGTTTCCCATCAGCAATTGTTCATCTTCAATTATTGATTGTCTTCTAACTGAGGCAAAGCGTAGGGGAGGTAAGTTTTCCTTAACACATCTAATATGATTCTATTTCTAGATCTCtgatatattttaacttttcttATCCTTCTTCATCTCCATCAAGTATCTGTTtagaatataatataaataacttTTAGTAAGTGCATAATGATTCTTCTAGAATTatatgaagaagatgaatagcTGGGTATTATGATTTGTGGGAAGttatatttatgttttagtTTTCACCATCTAGTTGAATGTGGATTCGAGCTGGGAGGGACCATCAAAGGGGATAAAGCAGAAGTTATATTTATTGATTTCCTTCATGTTATGCACTTTAGTCTATTTAAATTGAACCTTCTCAGTATTCTGGAAGGTTCAAAACTTCTGCTATCTAAAATATGTCCTCTATCAGTTTCTCTGCACACTGGAAAAGTAGTAACAAATGCTTCTGTTGATGCTGATGGAAAGTTTCATCTGAAGATTGAAAAGCGTTCTGTTGATTTCATTGAATCTGTTGAAGCTGATTATCTATTGATTGCTAGTGGGAGTAGCCGACAGGTACTATTAGACTTTGCTTTTATTATTATGTGTTTAACTGGTTTCCTGATAGAattcctttgttttttcttttgacAGGGTTATGGTCTAGTTACGCAGCTTGGTCATTCAATTCTAGATCCAGTACCAAGCTTGTTCACTTTCAAGATTAAAGATGCAATGCTTACAGAGTTGTCCGGGGTAAAGCTTCTTTACATTTAGTTCGAACTAGTTTTAGCAGAGAACCTGGTTTAAATTTGTGAAGCTAACATGGTTATTCAAGTCACAAAACAATGTGGCTCACAAGTTAAAAATGTGTTATATTATTGGCATACTGTTGTTTGTCATATTGTGTTCATTTTGTTTTTTACCTTCTCTGATGTCCAGGTTACATTTCCTAAGGTTGAAGCTAAACTGAAATTAGAAAACGTCAATAGGAATGTACCACACCTTACACAGGCAAGCCCTTTCAACTGCTATGGCTCATCTGCATTAAGATG
The sequence above is drawn from the Euphorbia lathyris chromosome 6, ddEupLath1.1, whole genome shotgun sequence genome and encodes:
- the LOC136232643 gene encoding metacaspase-9, giving the protein MEKGKKRMAVLVGCNYPNTPNELHGCINDVISMKEMLINRFGFDQNHIQLLTDAPGTTTESKIPTGANIKKALYEMVDQSEPGDVLFFHYSGHGTTIPSLLPFRHDEAIVPCDFNLITDMDFRQLVNRVPKGATFTMLSDSCHSGGLIDKEKEQIGPNSLGPSKTKTAALSCNSKAIPFEFILEHLKSVTGINTSDIGTHLLEWFGGDASLKFRVPLIEFDPYESLREDQGILLSGCQANETSADMNPSEGGGKAYGAFSNAVEIVLKGDLGAVSNKEVVVMARKVLEDNGFHEQHPCLYSSDHNADAVFLCHHP
- the LOC136232629 gene encoding uncharacterized protein — its product is MSFSLGRFLLQFQISSKPTYCSCLLSNATTRNFAVMATPIPISHKAGEELLVVIGGGAAGFYGAIRAKTVAPNLNVVIIEKGKPLSKVKISGGGRCNVTNGNFADPLVFAEHNYPRGHRELKGSFFNTHGPMDTMSWFSDHGVSLKIEDDGRVFPISNCSSSIIDCLLTEAKRRGVSLHTGKVVTNASVDADGKFHLKIEKRSVDFIESVEADYLLIASGSSRQGYGLVTQLGHSILDPVPSLFTFKIKDAMLTELSGVTFPKVEAKLKLENVNRNVPHLTQVGPMVVTHWGLSGPVILRLSAWGARDLFASVYKGMLVVDFIPDLHIEGIKSILCLHKNKFAKQKVVNSSPSEFGLAKRFWKYILDRQSVNGDILWASISNNSISSIAHTLKHCTFDVEGKGQFKDEFVTAGGVPLSEISLNTMESKKRSQLFFAGEVLNVDGVTGGFNFQNAWSGGYIAGTSIGKLAAENAQQERVL